The Rathayibacter caricis DSM 15933 genomic sequence GGAGTCGCCGCTGAGGAACAGCACACCGGCGTTGGTGATCCGGGCGGGGTCGGGGCTCTCGAACTGGGTGAGCAGCACGTAGCGTCCGGTGTTCTCGTTGTAGGCGACTCCGAGGCGGCCGATCCAGACGGCGTCGGCGAGCGTCTCCATGTCCGAGAAGTAGGAGCCCGTGACGTCCTTCGACGTCGGGATGTGCAGCGGAGTGTCCTTCGTGGCGACGTCGTTCTCGAACGTCCAGTTCACGAGGTCCTCGGAGGAGTACGCGGTGACGGCCACGAAGTCGACCTCGCCGGCCCGCGTGTAGGTGCGGGTGGGGGAGTCGTAGTACTGCTGCGAGCCGGTGTACTCGACGCCGTACCAGTAGTAGCGGTCGCCGAAGCGGAAGATGCCGCCGCCCTGCGAGAAGATCGGGTCGCCCGCGGTGTCGAGCCAGAAGCGGTTGTTCTGGATGGTCTGCAGGTCGCCGTCCGACAGCGGCTCGAGCGCCGCGGCCGTCGTCTGCAGGCTGTTCTTCGCGGCGACCACGGCGGAGGCGCTCGCGGCCGGGTCGTCCAGGACGTCGCCGGCCGTCACGGTCGCGGCGGCGAAGGGCGCCCACGACTCGGCCGTGTAGGCGGAGGGGACGCGGGTGCGGTACTGCTCGAGGATCTCGCGCAGCCCCGAGACGCGCACCAGGGCGGTCTCGGCCTGCTCGAGGTCGGCGCGGGCGGCGATCAGCTCGGCGTCCGTGGCGGCGGCGGAGTCGCGCACCGCGGTGGCGGCCGCGAGCTCGGCCGAGAAGGCGGTCCAGGAGGACGCGGTGAAGTCGTCGGCGGCCGAGGCGCTCAGCCGGTCGATCGTCTCCGTGAGGCGAGCCCGCTCGTCGACCTGCGTCGTGGCGGTGAACTCGGCCGAGGCGTGGTTGATGAAGCCCACGGTGACCACGCGCAGGACGTGCTCGCCCGGCTGGAGGCCCGTGTGGCTGAAGATCGGGACCGTGGTGGTCGACCGGGCGCCGCGGTAGTCGGCCGAGCCGACCTTCACTCCGTCGACGAAGACGTCGGCCGTGCCGTTGGTGGTCGCCTTCCGGCCCGAGAGGGCGACGGTCTCGCCGGTGAACGCGATCTCGAACGCGGCTCCGCCGGTCGCCCAGGTGTGGGTGCTGTTCTTCGACCAGGCGCCCTCGTAGAAGGTCTTCAGCGGCGTGCCGCGGACGGTCGTCGTGTCGGTGAAGGCGACCGTGGAGGTCTGCACCTCGGCGGCCTCGGCGCTCGACACGGCGGTCTGGCCGGTGAGCACGAGCAGTCCGGCGAGAAGCGCCGCGACGAGGGCGGTGAGCCGTCGAGTCGCGGGCCGGGTGGCCGGGCGGGTGGTCGATCGTGGGATCGATCGCGTCAAGGGAGTCCTCCGTCGTCGCAGGTCCTACGTGGTACAGCGCTGTACCACGGGGGCGAATCTAGACCGCGGACGCCTCCGACCGCAAGAAGCGTTTTCCGACAGTCCTCGTCGTCGCCCGCTCGATCACCCTGGAGCGGGCGAACTCGGTCGTCGGCGCGCCCGCCGCGCGGTCGATCCGGGCGATCAGCTTGTCGAGCGCGGTCTCCGCGATCCAGTCGATCCGCGAGTCCATCGTCGTGAGCGGCGGATTGAGGTACGCGGACTCCTCGACGTCGTCGAAGCCGATGACCTGGACGTCCTCGGGGAGGCGCAGGCCCCCCTCGCGCAGCGCCGAGACCGCTCCGATCGCCAGGCCGTCGTTGAGGCAGACGAGGCCGTCGAACGGCGGGCCGGTCTCGATGAGATCGCGGGCCACCCGGAACCCCGAGCCGATCGTCCAGTCGTAGCCGGTCACTCCGACCAGGCGCGGATCGAGGGCGCCGCCCCAGGCGGTCACCTCCTCGAGCACCCCGCGCAGGCGCAGCTCGGCGTTCCCCTCGCGCGCGGCGCCGATGCCCGTAGCGTCGAACGGCACGTGCGCGCCCACCACCGCGATCGACGTGCTGCCGCGCTCGAGCAGGTGCGCGGTGGCGGTGCGGGCGTCGTCGACGTCGTCCGTGGTCACCCGATCGGTCAGGCCGTAGGTGTTCCGCGAGCCGAGGCAGACGAGCGGATACGGCACGTCCAGCGCCTCGCGGTCGAGCGTCTCGTGCTCGGACAGCGAGAGCAGCAGCCCGTCGGTGAGCTGCGAGTTGAACTGCTGCAGCAGCCGGCGCGAGCCCGTGCGGCCCTCGTCCGGGTAGGTCGTCACGTAGACGACGAGGTCTCTCCGGCGCGCGGTGTCGACCACGACCTCGGCGAGCTCGGCCAGGTAGGCGGCCTTCAGGGTCGGCACCGCCAGCGTGACGGAGTCGGTGCGCCCGCGGGTCAGGTTCCTCGCGGCGACGTTGACGGTGTAGCCGAGCTCGTCCACCGCCGCCCGCACGCGCTGACGGGTCTCGTCGGCCATCCGTCCGGTGCCGTTGACGACGTTCGACGCGGTCTTCAGCGACACCCCGGCGTGCTCGGCGACGGCCAGCAGCGTGGCCTTCCTGCGCGGCGGTGCCATCGCGTCCCCCTCCGGTGCGGCGCGGTGCCCGTGCACCGTGCTCCCGCCCATGGATACACCACGGCTC encodes the following:
- a CDS encoding LacI family DNA-binding transcriptional regulator gives rise to the protein MGGSTVHGHRAAPEGDAMAPPRRKATLLAVAEHAGVSLKTASNVVNGTGRMADETRQRVRAAVDELGYTVNVAARNLTRGRTDSVTLAVPTLKAAYLAELAEVVVDTARRRDLVVYVTTYPDEGRTGSRRLLQQFNSQLTDGLLLSLSEHETLDREALDVPYPLVCLGSRNTYGLTDRVTTDDVDDARTATAHLLERGSTSIAVVGAHVPFDATGIGAAREGNAELRLRGVLEEVTAWGGALDPRLVGVTGYDWTIGSGFRVARDLIETGPPFDGLVCLNDGLAIGAVSALREGGLRLPEDVQVIGFDDVEESAYLNPPLTTMDSRIDWIAETALDKLIARIDRAAGAPTTEFARSRVIERATTRTVGKRFLRSEASAV